The proteins below are encoded in one region of Aspergillus nidulans FGSC A4 chromosome III:
- a CDS encoding putative UDP-glucose:glycoprotein glucosyltransferase (transcript_id=CADANIAT00005811) has translation MLLRSGIVASWRLSCVVIATLLTARATSSPSVNVALQASFDSGPYLIELLETAAEENATSYFPLLDRIAEGAFDDYLTDKELFDRFLQVVVEDGHLSSPESVSSFKLSLSIRSASPRIAAHYQFYNTSVQHSLMAAQDAACPVWVHSDGKQYCSSAMERAQQDVEGDLDGRALPFDRILGPNSLPPVILYADVASPMFKDFHQTLSALAKEGEISYRVRYRPPQHWISRPLFVSGYGVELALKRTDYIVIDDRDAEQRGPNSIESAGTEEAPDDLKPLSSSEVARLGLNTVSYVANSEDPLNTLVKLSQDFPKYSATIAAYNASTQLHKEIKANRLGMLPPGASAIWINGIQIDPRQIDAFFLVDHLRRERKLIDSFRSLGLSAKQAVDLMTHETVTEATAQGTPQRYDYRDESEGGGVIIWLNDLEKDARYESWPNQLTAFLQRTFPGQLPAVRRDLNNIVFPVDLTRMDDVDLIVSTIQMFVKRKIPVRFGIVPLATSEGSIAQLKVAHYLQETFGLASLMTYLEQGLKRNKLAVPDKTCFLKATEDRTPRGEKQPLSLDDILTNEGLDTSVSRTGQYQNRLGIKAGDSLIFVNGIPVMRGENWPQEMSAKIERDLRLVQQGIAEGLFEEDAWLPSFFLSQTFGRRVPWIVPEDPKDIELVDLVKVAAQLGALLDKVPRVAAHVEPLESVHVVVVGDFGTRAGLKMLISTLEMQLKQDKTEILLVHNPEDPLTNAAASSLIYRSLKEGNGVDSTRILADITSSTSSDVDAQEASEFWLKFQPLVEALGLSSGMNGIIVNGRVIKPSQDVTAEDLGQLLLYEDINRIGPVTKAAKDLGLGSRIPDPLSFAKLTSLMAISTVSDVPEGLYETSSDVRVKFFEEWNESSSVITVPGPEDPVITISASLDPTSEMAQRWLPILKVISDLDGVRLRLFMNPRDELRELPIKRFYRYVLDAQPSFSQDGSVSRPTATFSGVPVEALLTLGMDVPPYWLVAPKESIHDLDNIKLSSVKGGSDVDAIYALEHILIEGHSRDITTKSPPRGVQLVLGTEDNPYFADTIVMANLGYFQFKAQPGLWTINLKPGRSEQIFNLESLGRLGYSPQAGDDSNEVALLSFQGKTLFPRLSRKRGYEDEDVLESGLKPGSAMDFMSKGLNFASNVLSSVGVTSKSSDPNADINIFSVASGHLYERMLNIMMVSVMKNTKHTVKFWFIEQFLSPSFKSFLPNLASEYGFSYEMVTYKWPHWLRAQKEKQREIWGYKILFLDVLFPLSLDKVIFVDADQIVRTDMFDLVSYPLDGAPYGFTPMCDSREEMEGFRFWKQGYWKNFLRGAPYHISALYVVDLNRFRALAAGDRLRGQYQMLSADKNSLSNLDQDLPNHMQHHIPIKSLPQEWLWCETWCSDESLSRARTIDLCNNPQTKEPKLDRARRQVPEWTEYDDEIAALARRVAASEVEVEVEQQILADEIEEEKEAAASEWKKDEL, from the exons ATGCTTCTTCGCTCAGGTATTGTCGCTTCATGGCGACTTTCATGTGTCGTGATTGCGACGTTGTTGACTGCAAGAGCAACCTCGAGCCCCTCGGTCAATGTTGCGCTTCAAGCTTCATTTGACTCCGGTCCTTATTTAATAGAGCTGCT CGAAACGGCAGCCGAAGAGAACGCAACGTCATACTTCCCACTACTTGATCGCATAGCCGAAGGAGCTTTTGATGATTACCTGACGGATAAAGAGCTATTCGACCGTTTCCTGCAAGTggtggttgaagatggacaCCTTAGCAGCCCCGAAAGTGTCTCGTCGTTTAAGCTATCATTGTCGATCCGATCCGCCAGCCCTCGAATTGCAGCCCACTATCAGTTCTATAATACCTCGGTGCAGCACTCTCTGATGGCGGCGCAGGATGCCGCTTGCCCTGTCTGGGTGCACTCGGATGGAAAGCAATACTGCTCATCTGCAATGGAGCGGGCGCAACAGGATGTTGAAGGGGATCT AGACGGACGGGCATTACCTTTCGATCGCATCTTAGGCCCCAATTCCTTACCCCCGGTTATTCTATATGCCGATGTAGCCTCGCCGATGTTTAAAGATTTCCATCAGACTCTGAGTGCTTTGGCTAAAGAGGGTGAGATATCGTATAGAGTGCGGTATCGGCCACCTCAACATTGGATCTCGCGTCCTCTATTTGTCTCGGGATATGGCGTTGAGCTTGCATTGAAGCGTACGGACTACATTGTGATCGATGACCGTGACGCCGAACAACGAGGCCCAAATAGCATAGAGTCGGCTGGAACCGAGGAAGCTCCCGACGACCTTAAGCCGTTGTCATCGTCTGAAGTGGCGCGGCTCGGGCTGAATACAGTCAGCTATGTGGCCAATAGTGAAGATCCGCTCAATACGCTCGTGAAACTGTCCCAAGATTTTCCCAAATATTCCGCAACGATCGCCGCCTACAACGCAAGCACCCAACTTCATAAAGAGATTAAAGCAAACCGTTTAGGAATGCTCCCCCCAGGAGCCAGTGCAATATGGATTAACGGTATTCAAATTGATCCACGACAAATAGACgctttcttcctcgtcgaccaCCTCCGCCGCGAGAGGAAGCTGATCGACAGTTTCCGAAGCTTAGGACTTTCCGCTAAACAAGCCGTGGATCTTATGACACACGAGACTGTAACCGAGGCCACGGCGCAGGGCACACCACAACGTTATGATTACCGGGACGAATCTGAAGGCGGTGGTGTTATCATATGGTTGAAcgacttggagaaggatgCAAGATATGAATCGTGGCCAAATCAATTGACAGCC TTTCTTCAACGAACGTTCCCTGGTCAACTCCCAGCAGTGCGTCGGGACTTGAATAACATTGTGTTTCCTGTCGACCTAACTAGAATGGATGACGTTGATTTGATTGTCTCGACAATCCAAATGTTTgtgaagaggaagataccAGTAAGATTCGGTATCGTCCCATTGGCAACGTCGGAAGGTTCAATTGCGCAATTGAAGGTGGCCCACTACTTGCAAGAGACATTTGGTCTGGCTAGTCTCATGACCTACTTGGAACAG GGCTTGAAGAGAAACAAGTTGGCGGTGCCGGATAAGACTTGCTTTCTGAAAGCTACTGAAGATAGGACTCCGAGGGGAGAGAAACAACCTCTTTCGCTGGACGATATACTGACCAATGAAGGACTGGATACCTCCGTCAGCCGTACTGGTCAATATCAGAACCGCCTTGGGATTAAGGCTGGTGATTCACTTATTTTCGTGAACGGTATCCCCGTCATGCGTGGCGAGAACTGGCCGCAAGAGATGAGTGCCAAAATCGAGAGAGACTTGCGACTGGTCCAGCAAGGTATTGCTGAAGGTCTGTTTGAGGAAGATGCCTGGTTACCAAGTTTCTTCCTGTCTCAGACATTCGGCCGTCGCGTCCCCTGGATTGTACCTGAAGATCCTAAAGATATCGAGCTTGTTGATCTGGTAAAGGTAGCAGCACAGCTGGGAGCGCTTTTGGACAAGGTACCTCGTGTTGCGGCTCATGTAGAGCCCTTGGAGAGCGTCCACGTTGTTGTTGTGGGTGATTTCGGTACCAGAGCCGGTCTGAAGATGCTTATCTCAACGCTTGAAATGCAATTGAAACAAGACAAGACGGAGATACTCCTCGTCCATAACCCTGAGGACCCTTTAACAAATGCAGCAGCATCCTCTCTCATCTATCGTTCCttgaaagaaggaaatggcGTTGATTCTACGCGCATTTTGGCGGACATTACATCGTCTACCTCGTCAGACGTAGACGCACAAGAGGCGTCCGAATTTTGGTTAAAATTCCAACCCTTGGTTGAGGCACTGGGTCTTTCATCTGGTATGAACGGTATCATCGTCAATGGTCGAGTCATCAAGCCCAGCCAGGACGTAACCGCAGAAGATCTTGGTCAACTTTTACTCTACGAAGACATCAACCGAATTGGGCCTGTCACGAAGGCTGCGAAGGATCTGGGACTCGGCTCTAGAATACCCGATCCGCTGTCATTTGCGAAACTCACTTCACTCATGGCCATTTCAACAGTGTCTGATGTTCCTGAGGGTTTATATGAAACATCTTCTGATGTGCGGGTTAAGTTCTTCGAGGAGTGGAATGAATCCAGTTCCGTAATTACTGTTCCCGGCCCTGAAGACCCCGTGATAACCATCAGTGCGTCTCTTGACCCAACGTCAGAAATGGCCCAACGATGGCTACCAATTCTGAAGGTCATATCTGACCTTGACGGTGTCAGGCTGAGACTCTTCATGAATCCACGGGATGAGCTTCGGGAGCTCCCTATCAAGCGCTTCTATCGCTATGTTCTAGACGCGCAACCTTCATTCAGCCAAGACGGGTCTGTTTCACGGCCGACTGCTACCTTCTCCGGAGTGCCTGTTGAAGCATTGCTTACCCTCGGTATGGACGTCCCACCGTACTGGCTCGTTGCACCGAAAGAATCCATACATGACCTTGATAATATCAAGCTAAGCTCGGTAAAAGGAGGGTCTGATGTGGACGCCATCTATGCCCTCGAGCATATTTTGATTGAAGGACATTCGCGTGATATCACTACCAAATCCCCTCCAAGAGGAGTTCAACTGGTTCTTGGAACCGAAGACAACCCATACTTTGCCGATACCATTGTTATGGCCAACCTCGGCTATTTCCAGTTCAAAGCACAGCCGGGTCTTTGGACCATCAACCTTAAGCCGGGCCGTAGTGAACagatcttcaacctcgaaAGCTTGGGCCGACTGGGCTACAGCCCACAGGCTGGTGATGACAGCAATGAAGTTGCACTACTTTCCTTCCAGGGCAAAACTCTATTCCCGCGACTATCCCGCAAGAGAGGatacgaggatgaagacgtACTCGAGTCCGGTCTTAAGCCTGGGTCTGCCATGGACTTCATGTCGAAAGGTCTTAATTTTGCCTCTAACGTCCTTTCCAGCGTCGGCGTGACGTCCAAGAGCAGCGATCCCAACGCCGACATTAATATCTTCTCCGTCGCAAGCGGTCACCTTTATGAACGGATGCTCAACATCATGATGGTCTCCGTAATGAAGAACACAAAGCATACCGTCAAATTTTGGTTCATCGAGCAATTCCTCTCCCCCTCTTTCAAGTCCTTCCTCCCAAACCTCGCTTCCGAGTACGGCTTCTCCTACGAGATGGTCACCTACAAATGGCCTCACTGGCTGCGCGctcaaaaagaaaagcagcgcGAAATCTGGGGGTACAAGATCCTCTTCTTAGACGTCctcttccctctttctctcgacAAggtcatcttcgtcgacgccgacCAAATTGTCCGCACAGATATGTTCGACCTTGTCAGCTACCCTCTCGATGGAGCACCCTACGGCTTCACCCCTATGTGCGACTCTCGCGAGGAAATGGAGGGCTTCCGCTTCTGGAAACAAGGCTACTGGAAGAACTTCCTCCGCGGCGCGCCCTACCACATCTCCGCCCTTTACGTCGTCGACTTGAACCGCTTCCGCGCTCTTGCTGCCGGTGACCGCCTCCGCGGACAGTACCAGATGCTCTCGGCCGACAAGAACAGCCTAAGTAACCTCGACCAAGACCTGCCGAACCATATGCAACACCATATTCCTATCAAATCCCTCCCGCAGGAATGGCTGTGGTGCGAGACGTGGTGTTCTGATGAGAGTCTGAGTCGAGCGAGGACGATCGATTTGTGCAATAACCCGCAAACGAAAGAGCCGAAGTTGGATAGGGCCCGAAGACAGGTTCCGGAGTGGACGGAGTATGATGACGAAATTGCAGcgttggcgaggagggtTGCGGCGAGTGAGGTTGAGGTGGAGGTTGAGCAGCAGATTCTTGcagatgagattgaggaggagaaggaggctgcggcttcggagtggaagaaggatgagcttTAG
- a CDS encoding uncharacterized protein (transcript_id=CADANIAT00005805) has product MPRTGRVAGSPPPSIDEKEPPGSTHKEHTDPVPEKGLGLQAADVETAAHATGDPVNIDKATNRRLFWRINRRILDGMLRIGGILAWGTSHYIGHVISWKLLFLVLGAATCAWGLFLSWYIPDRPMKAKCFSEAEKRLMVERVRANDTGIQNKQYKRYQAVEALMDSIVWLCVLLQLSSTLVIGRWTQLLNIAQGGVTIAVMVGGASLATWTRRTVMIMHLCTFPAIVGTAVIYSISPTAASRVGLLIVFYCTQFILVEGNLLFSLISRNVAGQTKRSTVLAMTFIAWAAGNATAPQVHTVATLFHYRLSVSAGITGETTSSNLATPRVCLSRRVGHPGAGKAVLPVVLLEQMEGVTMCLFSNRMQIPEPSIGTGRNLK; this is encoded by the exons ATGCCGCGTACCGGGCGAGTCGCCGGCAGTCCTCCGCCGTCGATCGACGAGAAGGAACCC CCCGGTTCCACCCACAAAGAGCATACCGACCCCGTCCCTGAAAAAGGCCTGGGGCTCcaggctgctgatgttgagaCGGCAGCACATGCGACTGGTGATCCTGTCAATATCGACAAGGCGACGAACCGCCGTCTCTTCTGGCGGATCAACCGTCGAATTCTCGATGGGATGTTGAGG ATCGGCGGTATCCTGGCCTGGGGTACGAGCCACTACATCGGCCACGTCATATCCTGGAAATTGctcttccttgttcttggcGCCGCAACCTGTGCCTGGGGTCTCTTCCTGAGCTGGTACATCCCCGACAGGCCGATGAAAGCCAAATGCTTCagcgaggctgagaagcgGCTAATGGTCGAGCGGGTGCGCGCCAACGACACTGGAATCCAGAACAAGCAGTATAAGCGCTATCAAGCGGTCGAGGCGCTCATGGATTCAATTGTTTGGTTATGCGTgctcctccagctgagcaGCACCCTGGTTATCGGTAGATGG ACGCAGTTGTTGAATATCGCGCAAGGCGGGGTGACCATTGCCGTGATGGTGGGTGGTGCGTCGCTGGCAACGTGGACGCGCCGGACGGTGATGATAATGCATCTGTGCACTTT CCCAGCTATTGTCGGCACCGCCGTCATCTACTCCATTTCTCCTACCGCAGCATCTAGAGTAGGCCTCCTGATTGTCTTCTACTGCACGCAGTTCATTCTCGTAGAGGgcaacctcctcttctcaCTGATATCACGCAATGTTGCCGGCCAGACCAAGAGGTCGACTGTGCTTGCGATGACCTTTATCGCTTGGGCTGCTGGGAACGCCACTGCTCCCCAGGTACATACCGTAGCTACTCTCTTTCACTACCGCCTGTCTGTCAGCGCAGGTATAACAGGTGAAACCACATCTTCCAATCTAGCGACGCCCCGCG TATGTCTATCAAGAAGGGTCGGTCATCCTGGGGCGGGCAAGGCTGTGCTCCCAGTGGTGTTGCTCGAGCAGATGGAAGGTGTCACCATGTG CTTGTTTAGCAACCGGATGCAAATACCCGAACCATCCATAGGCACAGGCCGTAATCTCAAGTAG
- a CDS encoding uncharacterized protein (transcript_id=CADANIAT00005810), with translation MWSHSAKKSPLKCIPSTFARLLSSKRMAAPSGTSDVHVFASRSLALPETEDDISVRHKYRPFLLKEDNDWVSKLELTTVLGLAEKDLRQTNSRLRVLVLYGSLRRRSYSRLVAFEASRILFRLGCDVRVFNPEGLPVKNDTDHTHPKVQELRELSAWSDGHVWISPEQHGNLTGVFKNQIDWIPLSTGSIRPTQGRTLAIGQVCGGSQSFNAVNSLRILGRWMRMFTIPNQSSIPQAYTHFPEEGEPGDQRLKASSNRDRLVDCMEEFVKYTILMRPHKDIFGDRFSEREERRLKEAREILSK, from the exons ATGTGGTCCCATTCGGCAAAGAAATCACCTTTGAAGTGCATACCTTCTACTTTCGCACGGCTCCTATCCTCGAAGAGAATGGCTGCTCCCAGCGGTACATCAGACGTGCACGTTTTTGCTTCTCGGTCGTTGGCCCTGCCTGAAACCGAAGACGATATCAGCGTGCGTCACAAATACCGTCCGTTCCTGCtcaaagaagacaacgacTGGGTCAGCAAGCTGGAATTGACAACGGTCCTCGGCCTGGCCGAAAAAGACCTGCGCCAGACAaacagccgcctgagagtTCTCGTACTCTATGGCAGCCTGAGGAGACGCTCATATTCCCGCCTGGTGGCATTTGAAGCCTCacgcatcctcttccgtcTTGGTTGTGACGTCCGCGTCTTTAACCCGGAAGGTTTGCCCGTGAAGAACGATACCGATCACACCCACCCTAAAGTTCAGGAACTCCGTGAGCTTAGCGCGTGGAGCGACGGACATGTCTGGATCTCTCCAGAGCAGCACGGGAATCTG ACTGGAGTATTCAAGAACCAAATCGACTGGATCCCACTAAGCACGGGGAGCATTCGTCCAACTCAAGGCCGAACCCTTGCTATTGGGCAGGTCTGTGGTGGGTCACAATCATTCAACGCAGTCAACTCGCTGCGGATTCTGGGACGCTGGATGCGCATGTTCACCATACCAAACCAGTCGTCCATACCGCAAGCGTATACACATTTCCCAGAAGAGGGAGAACCGGGCGACCAGCGGCTCAAGGCAAGCAGTAACAGAGATCGACTGGTGGATTGTATGGAGGAATTTGTCAAGTATACGATACTAATGAGGCCACACAAGGACATCTTCGGGGATCGGTTCAGCGAGCGTGAggagaggaggttgaagGAAGCTAGGGAGATTTTAAGTAAATAA
- a CDS encoding uncharacterized protein (transcript_id=CADANIAT00005809) codes for MHISVIFSKTNSTMPRPKRKTKAEDLARARNNQRRSRERRKQRVIELEQRVRELEEAAALVPAPSLEAENRALKELLESVGFDRASVEWYLQGATGVRGLELQNSVDSYSAFDSAAVLSSVTQFFGTESTMPIPSDGARQEANQLDTINASSFTGLDFSHALSAPFGFSRQPDTLGFIETSENVIQNQDVSGPDAVGDNLSEILDSLGGGNPIPTGSVNETTTLCSIAFHMVIQCNRTGRDVFELESKLRYGYRMPASPGEGCRVDNKTLLAVLAELL; via the exons ATGCATATCTCGGTCATC TTTTCGAAGACAAATAGCACCATGCCGCGTCCCAAACGAAAAACTAAG GCCGAGGATCTCGCCAGGGCCCGCAATAACCAGCGCAGATCACGAGAGCGAAGAAAGCAACGAGTAATTGAACTTGAGCAAAGGGTCCGTGAGCTCGAGGAGGCAGCAGCTCTAGTCCCAGCACCGAGCCTAGAGGCCGAAAATCGTGCCTTGAAAGAGTTGTTGGAGTCTGTAGGGTTCGACAGGGCGTCCGTCGAGTGGTATCTCCAGGGTGCTACCGGTGTTCGtgggctggagctgcagaattCCGTGGACTCTTACTCTGCCTTTGATTCAGCGGCCGTTCTATCGTCGGTTACGCAGTTTTTCGGAACGGAATCGACAATGCCAATT CCGTCTGATGGCGCAAGGCAAGAGGCAAATCAGCTCGACACTATAAATGCTTCTAGCTTTACTGGACTTGACTTCAGCCATGCCTTATCAGCGCCGTTCGGCTTTTCTCGGCAGCCTGATACTCTCGGATTCATTGAGACGTCAGAAAACGTGATCCAGAATCAGGATGTATCAGGACCCGACGCTGTAGGTGATAATCTATCCGAGATCCTCGACAGCCTGGGTGGAGGAAACCCGATTCCGACAGGCTCGGTGAACGAGACGACAACACTATGCAGCATCGCCTTTCATATGGTCATCCAGTGCAACCGCACAGGGAGAGATGTGTTTGAGCTGGAGAGCAAGCTACGATACGGATACAGGATGCCGGCTTCGCCCGGGGAAGGATGTCGAGTCGATAACAAGACACTTTTGGCTGTACTCGCTGAACTGCTTTGA
- a CDS encoding uncharacterized protein (transcript_id=CADANIAT00005808) has product MIQDTYSEVQSRYGSIAKQTNADTNENKDDTEDKLAQAFGYTAAELSSLPGKANLGLSCGNPIAFANLKPGETIVDLGSGGGIDVFLAARKVGPEGRAIGVDMTEEMITLATTNAKKANFPNNQVQFIKAPITSIPLPDSSADCIISNCVINLVPKDAKPIVFAEIARLLKPGGRVAISDILARKPLSPAFVSDIALYVGCVAGASLVEEYEDWLGRAGLKDVLIVDTKADINLYKQTLDSSPADSCCAPKESVQIPAANFSDVDFNEWVGSFQIYAVKGGF; this is encoded by the exons ATGATTCAAGACACCTACTCCGAGGTGCAATCCCGCTACGGCAGCATCGCGAAACAAACAAACGCAGACACCAACGAAAATAAAGACGACACCGAAGACAAACTCGCTCAAGCCTTCGGATACACCGCAGCAgagctctcttctctccccGGTAAGGCAAATCTAGGCCTGAGTTGTGGGAACCCCATTGCGTTCGCAAATCTTAAGCCG GGAGAGACAATTGTTGATTtgggcagcggcggcggcattgaTGTCTTCCTAGCTGCTCGTAAGGTCGGCCCGGAGGGGAGGGCTATTGGCGTTGATATGACTGAG GAAATGATTACGCTCGCGACCACCAATGCAAAGAAGGCTAATTTCCCCAATAACCAAGTCCAATTCATCAAAGCCCCCATCACCTCAATTCCGTTACCTGATTCCAGCGCCGACTgcatcatcagcaactgcGTTATCAACCTAGTTCCCAAGGATGCAAAGCCCATTGTCTTTGCTGAAATTGCCAGGCTGTTAAAGCCCGGTGGCCGAGTTGCCATCAGTGATATACTGGCACGGAAGCCCTTAAGTCCGGCCTTTGTGAGCGATATTGCGCTGTATGTAGGTTGCGTTGCGGGAGCAAGTCTGGTGGAGGAGTACGAGGACTGGTTGGGAAGGGCAGGGCTTAAAG ATGTGTTGATTGTTGATACAAAGGCGGATATCAACCTGTATAAACAGACCTTGGACTCCAGTCCAGCGGACAGCTGCTGTGCGCCTAAAGAGTCGGTTCAAATCCCGGCCGCAAATTTTTCAGATGTTGACTTCAATGAGTGGGTCG GTTCATTTCAGATCTATGCTGTCAAGGGTGGTTTCTGA
- a CDS encoding Zn(II)2Cys6 transcription factor domain-containing protein (transcript_id=CADANIAT00005807) — translation MKRRSCDRCYTIKVKCQPGRNREASTCRRCERLGHKCQTLRKIRPPGRKPQTTSTSPSPITRPNSDDSGRLPLLVHPLPYPRLSITLRSEEETTIQFLFSTTAFISHFTIGPSFRSKMRHSLHSRFLISPENLLEGFLACAGEFALLSGHLQIQTQAQNMSRCAMAIRKLRALDPPTDLAQVRLMLALGTSILTYDQMVSPAAAASVYGQGAFTICRYILFHAKPWYDPPGPLSQLSEMDIEMNCLLYLDTVECLIHRRMPVLRLRLRDGCELVVDRYIGLCYSLLPLLYDVCVIGADSRNKKHAWLRVWEKVRNAVTEWQPSVPAEFAEMYTSKEVIGMFAQANVHRQMALLVLHRLRYRFGEEDIAAKLYSESILAESETCLQLSGEYPFQIGLSLLVAGFELSDISQREHLIRTHFAADHGLFAQPHSRMRNLLALVWTEKDAGEYVSWFDIISSKTSGFCNVP, via the coding sequence ATGAAGAGACGCTCCTGCGATCGCTGCTACACAATCAAGGTCAAATGCCAGCCCGGGCGCAATCGGGAAGCATCCACGTGTCGTCGATGCGAACGACTCGGCCACAAGTGCCAGACACTCCGCAAGATCCGCCCCCCTGGTCGGAAGCCGCAGACAACTTCAACCTCACCATCACCCATAACTCGTCCAAATAGCGATGACTCGGGTAGATTGCCATTGCTCGTCCATCCGCTACCATATCCTCGTCTCTCGATCACTCTCCGCTCCGAGGAAGAGACAACGATCCAATTCCTCTTCTCAACTACAGCCTTCATCTCCCATTTTACCATTGGACCTTCTTTTAGAAGCAAGATGCGTCATTCTCTGCACTCTCGATTCCTGATCTCCCCGGAGAACCTCTTGGAAGGGTTTCTGGCTTGCGCTGGCGAATTTGCCCTTCTATCGGGGCACCTTCAAATACAAACACAAGCACAGAACATGTCCCGCTGCGCGATGGCGATCCGCAAACTTCGTGCTCTAGACCCTCCAACAGATTTGGCACAGGTCCGTTTGATGTTGGCGTTGGGAACAAGTATCCTCACCTATGACCAAATGGTGTCACCGGCTGCGGCAGCATCGGTGTACGGCCAAGGCGCATTCACGATATGCCGGTATATACTCTTTCATGCAAAACCATGGTATGACCCACCCGGACCGCTGTCCCAACTGTCTGAGATGGACATTGAGATGAATTGTCTCCTATACCTCGACACAGTGGAGTGTCTGATCCACCGACGGATGCCGGTTTTGCGACTGCGACTTCGGGACGGATGTGAACTTGTGGTCGATCGGTATATTGGGCTCTGTTACTCACTACTCCCGCTGCTCTATGATGTTTGTGTAATTGGCGCGGATTCAAGAAACAAGAAGCATGCCTGGTTACGAGTCTGGGAAAAGGTCCGAAATGCGGTCACGGAGTGGCAGCCTTCCGTCCCAGCCGAGTTTGCGGAGATGTACACGTCCAAGGAAGTAATCGGGATGTTCGCTCAGGCGAATGTTCACCGCCAAATGGCACTGCTGGTACTACATCGGCTGCGGTATCGGttcggagaagaagatatagCGGCCAAGCTCTACTCGGAGTCGATTCTTGCAGAATCTGAAACCTGTTTACAGCTATCAGGAGAATATCCGTTCCAGATTGGACTTTCGCTTCTGGTCGCCGGCTTTGAGCTCTCTGATATCTCCCAGAGAGAGCATCTGATCAGGACGCACTTCGCTGCGGACCACGGCCTGTTTGCACAACCACATAGTAGAATGCGGAATCTACTCGCTCTCGTTTGGACAGAGAAAGACGCCGGGGAATATGTCTCTTGGTTCGATATCATCTCAAGCAAGACATCTGGCTTCTGTAATGTACCATAA
- a CDS encoding uncharacterized protein (transcript_id=CADANIAT00005806), whose amino-acid sequence MHSAEHNTYRCSLLQSHSAAQLIYNVTKTLARRARILFIGCKSSLPLIHHLASAGHEIHGIDESKDAIALARRFPGDYHLISPVGYYPPFEFDAIFAIRSLHHLSHAQFWGQRFRFQHGQVFIDPGQLGVPLQDSRPFVPGQRSHNTGTAQRDGLVADPLLHELS is encoded by the exons ATGCATTCCGCCGAACACAACACCTATCgctgcagcctcctccagagcCACAGCGCAGCGCAGCTCATCTACAACGTCACAAAGACGCTGGCTCGTCGAGCCAGGATCCTTTTTATCGGCTGCAAGTCCTCACTGCCTTTGATCCACCATCTCGCGTCCGCCGGTCACGAAATCCACGGCATCGACGAGTCCAAGGATGCCATCGCTCTTGCTCGACGATTCCCGGGAGACTACCACCTGATCAGCCCGGTGGGATATTATCCTCCCTTCGAATTCGATGCAATATTCGCCATTCGCTCCCTCCATCATCTGAGCCACGCCCAG TTCTGGGGCCAGCGGTTCAGATTCCAGCACGGCCAAGTCTTCATTGACCCGGGACAGTTGGGTGTCCCTCTGCAGGACAGCAGGCCTTTCGTCCCCGGACAGCGAAGCCATAATACCGGTACCGCTCAACGCGACGGACTCGTCGCAGACCCATTGCTTCATGAGCTTTCATAA